In a genomic window of Pseudomonas putida:
- a CDS encoding class I adenylate cyclase, producing MTRTHEIRPDLDEGIDRKVLSQLRARFLKLNEGRMARALEGLSTRQQGVLNLLPLFFHVNHPLLPGYVSGSTPAGLSNFEPDANLLAEAQRLTRSFNYKPRHGSNPPRPIHGLFLMGSLGTLAQADQSDMDVWVCHSPDLNENELAELRKKCQLLEAWAASQGAEAHFFLIDPVRFVRGERDNQLSSENCGTTQHYLLLDEFYRTAIWLAGRTPIWWLVPVYEESNYDRYTHTLITKRFIRADETLDLGNLAFIPPGEFIGAGLWQLFKGIESPYKSVLKLLLTEVYASEHPKVQCLSLRYKQAVFANRLDLDELDPYVVVYRRIEEYLIARNEPERLELVRRALYLKVNRKLTGSTRTQSWQRSLLERLAHEWHWDHRQLALLDSRSQWKVRQVSSERRALVNELNYSYRFLTQFARQEQTVSLINKRDLSVLGRRLYAAFERKADKVEFINPGIAPDLAEDTLTLVHAVNKKEPGQTQWGLYNGSLTALEWEHFAPIKRSRQLLELLTWCHRNGVIDSSTRPALHPGSSDLSEFELFNLLGSLQQSIPLPMPTVDEEPLLRASVPSEVLILVNVGVDPLKHHRDLNILMTTERTDSLSYAGVRENLVLTLDQVTLNSWNEVLVNRFDGPHALLDCLRDYLNNLPDGPKQPRLRVRCFCHNRAQFIAQRVEGILDTAQDLLLSKLNHRYLIQVQQHYHVLELVPGQVTHVALPTLSALVDYLSEELASYSPLHLDPMALEDHDLAVLLPMGQPDCIQVFYRINEDQAELYVLDEFNALWQQRLPWHDEQSLLVPLQRFLQSIQYRRDALLPMESAQPRSLDTLYYQLLPSGSARARRVEARPAPHTPVNKPFYDVQAIVGKAAPGEVQVTLYCNQREFSELEHGDQLFSVVAREIVEQRRETRRYRCYITDLDLSGLLGDGQGSSNLYLRYKADLERALNEALDQV from the coding sequence ATGACCCGCACCCACGAAATCCGCCCCGATCTGGACGAGGGAATCGATCGCAAGGTTCTGAGCCAGCTGCGTGCCCGCTTCCTGAAGCTCAACGAAGGCCGCATGGCCCGCGCCCTGGAGGGTTTATCGACCCGCCAGCAAGGCGTGCTGAACCTTCTGCCGCTGTTCTTCCACGTCAACCATCCGCTGTTGCCAGGCTACGTTTCGGGCAGCACCCCGGCGGGGCTGTCGAATTTCGAACCTGACGCCAACCTACTGGCCGAAGCCCAACGCCTGACCCGTTCGTTTAACTATAAACCTCGCCACGGCAGCAACCCGCCACGCCCGATTCACGGCCTGTTCCTGATGGGCAGCCTCGGCACCCTGGCCCAGGCGGACCAGAGCGATATGGACGTGTGGGTCTGCCACAGCCCGGACTTGAACGAGAACGAACTCGCCGAGCTGCGCAAGAAATGCCAGTTGCTGGAAGCCTGGGCCGCCAGCCAGGGCGCCGAGGCGCATTTCTTCCTGATCGACCCGGTCCGCTTTGTACGGGGCGAGCGCGACAATCAACTGAGCTCCGAGAATTGCGGTACCACCCAGCACTACTTGCTGCTCGACGAGTTCTATCGCACCGCGATCTGGCTGGCCGGGCGTACTCCGATCTGGTGGCTGGTGCCGGTCTATGAAGAGTCCAACTACGACCGCTACACCCATACGCTGATTACCAAGCGCTTCATTCGTGCCGACGAAACCCTCGACCTGGGCAACCTTGCCTTCATCCCGCCCGGGGAGTTCATTGGCGCGGGCCTGTGGCAGTTGTTCAAAGGGATCGAGTCACCTTACAAGTCGGTGCTCAAGCTGCTGTTGACCGAGGTGTACGCCAGTGAGCACCCGAAGGTCCAATGCCTGAGCCTGCGCTACAAACAGGCGGTGTTCGCCAATCGGCTCGACCTCGATGAGCTGGACCCTTACGTTGTCGTTTACCGGCGCATCGAGGAATACCTCATTGCCCGCAACGAACCGGAGCGCCTGGAACTGGTACGGCGCGCGCTTTACCTGAAGGTCAATCGCAAACTCACCGGCAGCACTCGCACCCAGAGTTGGCAGCGCTCGCTGCTGGAACGCCTGGCCCACGAATGGCATTGGGATCATCGGCAACTGGCCCTGCTCGACAGTCGCAGCCAGTGGAAAGTCCGCCAGGTCAGCTCAGAACGGCGGGCGCTGGTCAACGAACTCAATTACAGCTATCGCTTCCTGACCCAATTCGCCCGCCAGGAACAAACCGTCAGCCTGATCAACAAGCGCGACCTCAGCGTACTGGGCCGACGTCTGTACGCAGCGTTCGAACGCAAGGCGGACAAGGTCGAATTCATCAATCCCGGCATCGCACCGGATCTGGCCGAGGACACCCTGACGCTGGTGCATGCGGTTAACAAGAAGGAACCGGGGCAAACCCAGTGGGGCCTGTACAACGGCAGCCTGACCGCCCTTGAGTGGGAGCACTTCGCGCCGATCAAGCGCAGCCGCCAGTTGCTCGAACTGCTCACCTGGTGCCACCGCAACGGCGTGATCGACAGCAGCACGCGCCCGGCCCTGCATCCGGGCAGCAGCGATCTGAGCGAGTTCGAACTGTTCAACCTGCTCGGTAGCCTGCAACAGAGCATTCCCCTGCCGATGCCAACCGTGGACGAAGAGCCTCTGCTGCGGGCGAGCGTGCCCAGCGAAGTGCTGATTCTGGTGAACGTCGGTGTCGACCCGCTCAAACACCACCGCGACCTGAACATCCTGATGACCACCGAGCGCACCGACTCCCTGAGTTATGCGGGGGTCCGAGAAAATCTGGTGCTGACCCTGGATCAGGTCACGCTCAACAGCTGGAACGAGGTGTTGGTCAATCGCTTCGACGGCCCCCATGCCCTCCTCGATTGCCTGCGCGATTACCTCAACAACCTGCCCGACGGCCCTAAGCAACCCCGGCTGCGCGTGCGCTGCTTCTGCCACAACCGTGCGCAATTCATCGCGCAACGGGTGGAAGGCATCCTCGACACCGCGCAGGACCTGTTGCTGAGCAAGCTCAATCACCGCTACCTGATCCAGGTCCAGCAGCACTATCACGTGCTGGAACTGGTGCCGGGCCAAGTCACCCATGTCGCCCTGCCGACGCTGTCGGCACTGGTCGACTACCTGAGCGAGGAGCTGGCCAGTTACAGCCCGCTGCACCTGGATCCGATGGCCCTCGAAGACCACGACCTCGCCGTGTTGCTGCCCATGGGCCAGCCAGACTGCATCCAGGTGTTCTACCGGATCAACGAAGATCAGGCCGAGCTGTACGTGCTCGATGAATTCAATGCGCTATGGCAACAACGATTGCCGTGGCATGACGAGCAAAGCTTGCTGGTGCCGCTGCAGCGTTTCCTGCAATCGATCCAGTACCGGCGCGATGCCTTGCTGCCCATGGAGTCGGCCCAGCCTCGCAGCCTGGACACCTTGTACTACCAGCTCCTGCCGTCGGGCTCTGCCCGGGCACGCCGCGTCGAGGCGCGCCCGGCGCCACACACGCCGGTCAACAAACCCTTCTATGACGTACAGGCGATCGTCGGCAAAGCCGCACCCGGCGAGGTGCAAGTCACCCTGTACTGCAATCAGCGGGAGTTTTCGGAGCTGGAGCATGGCGACCAGCTGTTCAGCGTGGTCGCCAGGGAAATCGTCGAACAGCGCCGCGAGACCAGACGCTATCGCTGCTACATCACCGATCTGGACCTTTCGGGCCTGCTCGGTGACGGTCAGGGTTCAAGCAATCTGTATCTGCGTTACAAGGCGGACCTGGAGCGCGCATTGAACGAGGCGCTCGATCAGGTGTGA
- the rnk gene encoding nucleoside diphosphate kinase regulator encodes MTAPSITLTRLDVQRLERLIDSLDETLPGVIALQTELDRADTLVGHDEVPPDVVTMNSRVHCREEISGKDYHLTLVYPKDANADEGKISILAPVGSALLGLKVGQHIDWPAPGGKTLKLTLLEVESQPSNGGDYNV; translated from the coding sequence ATGACCGCACCTTCCATCACCCTTACCCGTCTGGACGTTCAGCGTCTGGAGCGTCTGATCGACAGCCTGGATGAAACACTGCCGGGCGTAATTGCGCTGCAAACCGAGCTGGACCGTGCCGATACGCTGGTGGGCCACGATGAAGTGCCACCTGACGTCGTGACCATGAATTCTCGCGTTCACTGCCGTGAAGAAATCAGCGGCAAGGACTATCACCTGACCCTGGTTTACCCCAAGGACGCCAATGCCGACGAAGGCAAGATCTCGATCCTGGCGCCGGTGGGCAGCGCGTTGCTGGGCCTGAAAGTCGGTCAGCACATCGACTGGCCGGCACCTGGCGGCAAGACGCTGAAACTGACACTGCTCGAAGTCGAATCGCAACCGTCCAATGGTGGCGACTACAACGTTTGA
- the lptM gene encoding LPS translocon maturation chaperone LptM — translation MKRLISSLAALLAVACLVSACGQKGPLYLPDEDQDPAAQAQSSQKPSKAHKHDVYQ, via the coding sequence ATGAAGCGCCTGATCTCTTCCCTTGCTGCGCTCCTCGCGGTTGCCTGCCTTGTGTCGGCCTGCGGTCAAAAAGGCCCGCTGTACCTGCCAGACGAAGACCAGGACCCTGCGGCGCAAGCCCAGTCCTCGCAAAAGCCATCCAAGGCTCACAAGCACGACGTCTACCAATAA
- a CDS encoding DUF1289 domain-containing protein has product MTQPAPVRPPKPLYSNVSPAVPSPCSGVCRLDEQKVCLGCFRHVEDIREWRSADDERRRVICTQALQRKPRA; this is encoded by the coding sequence GTGACCCAGCCTGCGCCAGTTCGCCCGCCCAAGCCGCTCTACAGCAACGTCAGCCCGGCGGTGCCATCGCCGTGCAGCGGTGTGTGTCGCCTGGACGAGCAGAAAGTCTGCCTGGGATGTTTCCGTCATGTGGAAGACATCCGCGAATGGCGCTCGGCCGATGATGAGCGGCGGCGGGTGATTTGCACGCAGGCTTTGCAGCGCAAACCCCGCGCCTGA
- the lysA gene encoding diaminopimelate decarboxylase, with the protein MDAFNYRDGELFAEGVALSAIADRFGTPTYVYSRAHIEAQYLAYADALAGMPHLVCFAVKANSNLGVLNVLARLGAGFDIVSRGELERVLAAGGSADKIVFSGVGKTRDDMRRALEVGVHCFNVESTDELERLQVVAAELGVRAPISLRVNPDVDAGTHPYISTGLKENKFGIAIADAEDVYVRAAQLPNLEVVGVDCHIGSQLTTLPPFIDALDRLLGLVDRLSDCGIYLRHIDLGGGLGVRYRDEEPPLAGDYIKAVRERLDGRDLALVFEPGRFIVANAGVLLTQVEYLKHTEHKDFAIVDAAMNDLIRPALYQAWMDVTAVRPRNTAARTYDIVGPICETGDFLAKERELALEEGDLLAVHSAGAYGFVMSSNYNTRGRAAEVLVDGDQAFEVRRRETVAELFAGESLLPE; encoded by the coding sequence ATGGACGCTTTTAACTACCGTGACGGTGAACTGTTCGCGGAAGGTGTTGCCCTGTCTGCCATCGCCGATCGCTTTGGCACACCAACCTACGTTTATTCCCGTGCCCACATCGAAGCCCAATACCTGGCTTACGCCGATGCGCTGGCCGGCATGCCGCACCTGGTCTGTTTCGCCGTCAAGGCCAACTCCAACCTGGGCGTGCTGAATGTCCTGGCACGTCTGGGCGCCGGTTTCGACATCGTTTCCCGTGGCGAGCTGGAACGCGTACTGGCCGCTGGCGGCAGCGCCGACAAGATCGTGTTCTCCGGCGTCGGCAAGACCCGTGACGACATGCGTCGCGCCCTGGAAGTCGGCGTGCACTGCTTCAACGTCGAGTCCACCGACGAGCTGGAACGCTTGCAAGTGGTGGCCGCCGAGCTGGGCGTTCGCGCGCCGATCTCGCTGCGCGTGAACCCGGACGTCGATGCCGGCACTCACCCGTACATTTCCACCGGTCTCAAAGAGAACAAGTTCGGCATCGCCATCGCCGACGCCGAAGACGTGTACGTGCGCGCCGCACAGCTGCCGAACCTGGAAGTGGTCGGCGTCGACTGCCATATCGGTTCGCAACTGACCACCCTGCCGCCCTTCATCGACGCCCTCGACCGCCTGCTGGGCCTGGTCGACCGCCTGAGCGATTGTGGCATCTACCTGCGCCACATCGACCTCGGTGGTGGCCTGGGTGTGCGCTATCGCGACGAAGAACCGCCATTGGCCGGCGACTACATCAAGGCCGTGCGTGAGCGTCTCGACGGTCGCGACCTGGCGCTGGTGTTCGAACCGGGCCGCTTCATCGTGGCCAACGCCGGCGTGCTGCTGACCCAGGTCGAGTACCTCAAGCACACCGAACACAAGGATTTCGCCATCGTCGATGCGGCGATGAACGACCTGATCCGCCCGGCGCTGTACCAGGCCTGGATGGACGTCACGGCCGTGCGCCCGCGTAACACCGCTGCCCGTACCTACGACATCGTCGGCCCGATTTGCGAGACCGGTGACTTCCTGGCCAAGGAGCGTGAACTGGCCCTGGAAGAAGGCGATCTGCTGGCCGTGCATTCGGCGGGCGCCTACGGGTTCGTCATGAGTTCCAACTACAACACCCGCGGTCGTGCCGCCGAAGTGCTGGTGGACGGTGATCAGGCCTTTGAAGTGCGTCGCCGTGAAACGGTAGCCGAGTTGTTTGCTGGCGAAAGCCTGCTGCCGGAGTAA
- the cyaY gene encoding iron donor protein CyaY, whose translation MSLSEARFHDLVDATQQTLEDIFEDSDLDIDLESSAGVLTVKFENGTQLIFSRQEPLRQLWLAAVSGGFHFDYDEESGRWMCDKSEEQLGEMLERIVQQQAGVEFDFEGL comes from the coding sequence ATGAGTTTGTCCGAAGCGCGTTTCCACGATCTGGTCGATGCCACCCAGCAAACCCTGGAAGACATCTTCGAGGACAGCGACCTGGATATCGATCTGGAGAGCTCGGCCGGTGTGCTGACCGTCAAGTTCGAAAACGGCACCCAGTTGATCTTCAGTCGCCAGGAGCCACTGCGGCAGCTGTGGCTGGCGGCGGTCTCCGGTGGCTTCCACTTCGATTACGACGAAGAGAGCGGGCGCTGGATGTGCGACAAGAGCGAAGAGCAATTGGGCGAAATGCTCGAGCGCATCGTCCAGCAACAGGCCGGTGTCGAGTTCGATTTCGAAGGCCTGTAA